Proteins encoded by one window of Pseudorca crassidens isolate mPseCra1 chromosome 3, mPseCra1.hap1, whole genome shotgun sequence:
- the NR2F1 gene encoding COUP transcription factor 1, with amino-acid sequence MAMVVSSWRDPQDDVAGGNPGGPNPAAQAARGGGGAGEQQQQAGSGAPHTPQTPGQPGAPATPGTAGDKGQGPPGSGQSQQHIECVVCGDKSSGKHYGQFTCEGCKSFFKRSVRRNLTYTCRANRNCPIDQHHRNQCQYCRLKKCLKVGMRREAVQRGRMPPTQPNPGQYALTNGDPLNGHCYLSGYISLLLRAEPYPTSRYGSQCMQPNNIMGIENICELAARLLFSAVEWARNIPFFPDLQITDQVSLLRLTWSELFVLNAAQCSMPLHVAPLLAAAGLHASPMSADRVVAFMDHIRIFQEQVEKLKALHVDSAEYSCLKAIVLFTSDACGLSDAAHIESLQEKSQCALEEYVRSQYPNQPSRFGKLLLRLPSLRTVSSSVIEQLFFVRLVGKTPIETLIRDMLLSGSSFNWPYMSIQCS; translated from the exons ATGGCAATGGTAGTTAGCAGCTGGCGAGATCCGCAGGACGACGTGGCCGGGGGCAACCCCGGCGGCCCCAACCCCGCAGCGCAGgcggcccgcggcggcggcggcgccggcgagcagcagcagcaggcggGCTCGGGCGCGCCGCACACGCCGCAGACCCCGGGCCAGCCCGGAGCGCCCGCCACCCCCGGCACGGCAGGGGACAAGGGCCAGGGACCGCCCGGCTCGGGCCAGAGCCAGCAGCACATCGAATGCGTGGTGTGCGGGGACAAGTCGAGCGGCAAGCACTACGGCCAGTTCACCTGCGAGGGCTGCAAAAGTTTCTTCAAGAGGAGCGTCCGCAGGAACTTAACTTACACATGCCGTGCCAACAGGAACTGTCCCATCGACCAGCACCACCGCAACCAGTGCCAATACTGCCGCCTCAAGAAGTGCCTCAAAGTGGGCATGAGGCGGGAAG CGGTTCAGCGAGGAAGAATGCCTCCAACTCAACCCAATCCAGGCCAGTACGCACTCACCAACGGGGACCCCCTCAACGGCCACTGCTACCTGTCCGGCTACATCTCGCTGCTGCTGCGCGCGGAGCCCTACCCCACGTCGCGCTACGGCAGCCAATGCATGCAGCCCAACAACATCATGGGCATCGAGAACATCTGCGAGCTGGCCGCGCGCCTGCTCTTCAGCGCCGTCGAGTGGGCCCGCAACATCCCCTTCTTCCCGGATCTGCAGATCACCGACCAGGTGTCCCTACTACGCCTGACCTGGAGCGAGCTGTTCGTGCTCAACGCAGCCCAGTGCTCCATGCCGCTGCACGTGGCGCCGCTGCTGGCCGCCGCCGGCCTGCACGCCTCGCCCATGTCCGCCGACCGCGTCGTGGCCTTCATGGACCACATCCGCATCTTCCAGGAGCAGGTGGAGAAGCTCAAGGCGTTGCACGTCGACTCGGCCGAGTACAGCTGCCTCAAAGCCATCGTGCTGTTCACGTCAG ATGCCTGTGGCCTGTCGGACGCCGCCCACATCGAGAGCCTGCAGGAGAAGTCGCAGTGCGCGCTGGAGGAGTACGTGAGGAGCCAGTACCCTAACCAGCCCAGCCGCTTCGGCAAACTGCTACTACGACTGCCCTCGCTGCGCACCGTATCCTCCTCGGTCATCGAGCAGCTCTTCTTCGTCCGTTTGGTAGGTAAAACCCCCATCGAAACTCTCATCCGCGATATGTTACTGTCTGGGAGCAGCTTCAACTGGCCTTACATGTCTATCCAGTGCTCCTAG